The proteins below are encoded in one region of Telopea speciosissima isolate NSW1024214 ecotype Mountain lineage chromosome 10, Tspe_v1, whole genome shotgun sequence:
- the LOC122643194 gene encoding uncharacterized protein LOC122643194, whose translation MDSSSSYSHSKVPQFDGTGYGFWRIRMDTYLKSLGYGVWMSVKNGYKIPIGDITDTVELKKYENDSKAKNALLSALVSTKFARVVGCETAKEVWDKLQNVHEGDEKIKEATLYDNLKMSNEDTVESFMSKVNEIINAIRSLGEEIKDAVVVKKIFSGLCQISITQRRLL comes from the coding sequence ATGGATAGCAGCAGTAGTTACAGTCACAGCAAGGTACCACAGTTTGATGGAACAGGTTATGGTTTTTGGCGCATCAGGATGGACACATATCTAAAATCATTGGGCTATGGTGTTTGGATGTCTGTAAAGAATGGATACAAAATTCCCATAGGTGATATAACTGATACAGTTGAACTCAAGAAGTATGAAAATGACTCTAAGGCTAAGAATGCACTTCTGAGTGCATTGGTCAGCACTAAGTTTGCTAGAGTTGTTGGATGTGAGACTGCTAAAGAAGTGTGGGACAAGTTACAGAATGTCCATGAAGGTGATGAGAAGATCAAAGAAGCAACACTGTATGATAATTTGAAGATGTCTAATGAAGATACAGTAGAAAGCTTCATGAGTAAAGTGAATGAAATTATAAACGCCATCAGAAGTCTTGGTGAGGAAATCAAGGATGCAGTGGTAGTAAAGAAGATTTTCTCAGGTCTTTGCCAGATCTCTATAACCCAAAGGCGTCTGCTATAG